A single genomic interval of bacterium harbors:
- a CDS encoding TOBE domain-containing protein — MKYGARNQITARVTSVKKGDIMALVKFDVTTPAEMASVLTVESLEHLGLKPGDEVRLVIKAIHVLPVKE; from the coding sequence GTGAAGTACGGCGCCAGAAACCAGATAACCGCCAGGGTCACCTCGGTGAAGAAGGGCGACATCATGGCCCTGGTCAAGTTCGACGTCACCACCCCCGCCGAGATGGCCTCGGTCCTGACCGTGGAGTCGCTGGAGCACCTGGGCCTGAAACCCGGCGACGAGGTCCGCCTCGTGATCAAGGCCATCCACGTCCTGCCCGTCAAGGAGTAA
- the hisC gene encoding histidinol-phosphate transaminase: MFRVRENVLGIRPYKPGKPSDELRRELGITGEIVKLASNENPLGPPPRVMRALRAHVGEVHLYPDDNCYYLTQALAEHHEVDPSMIIVDRGSSGVIELAAKLLVNPGDEVVYSEKSFLMYALMAQTFGAVHRSVPLRPDYVIDLDGMLAAITPKTKLIYLANPNNPTGTYNDAASLARFIGALPEHVVLALDEAYVLFADDLVGDYESGLKYLLAGRRNVFILRTFSKSHAMAGLRVGYGIGDPELVTEMHKVRAPFNVVSLSQHAALAALEDTDFVAQTLKVNREGMKRLHDGLRGLGFETVPSAANFVLFPAGTAERAAFLSDGLLKKGVIVRPMTAFGLPDHIRVTVGLDWQIEVFLEGLGAVLKTEKK, from the coding sequence ATGTTCCGCGTGCGCGAGAACGTCCTGGGCATCCGCCCTTACAAGCCGGGCAAGCCCTCCGATGAGCTCAGGCGCGAGCTGGGCATCACGGGCGAGATAGTCAAGCTGGCCTCGAACGAGAATCCGCTGGGCCCCCCGCCCCGGGTGATGCGCGCGCTCCGGGCGCACGTGGGCGAGGTCCACCTCTACCCGGACGACAACTGCTACTACCTGACGCAGGCCCTGGCCGAGCACCACGAGGTGGACCCCTCCATGATAATCGTGGACCGGGGCTCGTCGGGCGTCATCGAGCTGGCGGCCAAGCTCCTCGTAAACCCCGGCGACGAAGTCGTTTACTCCGAGAAGAGTTTTCTCATGTACGCGCTGATGGCGCAGACCTTCGGCGCGGTGCACCGGAGCGTCCCCCTGCGCCCGGATTACGTCATAGACCTGGACGGGATGCTGGCCGCGATAACCCCCAAGACCAAGCTCATCTACCTGGCCAACCCGAACAACCCCACGGGGACGTACAACGACGCGGCCTCGCTTGCGCGGTTCATCGGGGCGCTGCCCGAGCACGTGGTGCTGGCGCTGGACGAGGCGTACGTGCTCTTCGCCGACGACCTGGTCGGCGATTACGAGTCGGGCCTCAAGTACCTCCTCGCCGGCCGGCGGAACGTATTCATCCTGCGCACCTTCTCCAAGTCCCACGCCATGGCGGGCCTGCGGGTGGGGTACGGCATCGGGGACCCGGAGCTCGTGACCGAGATGCACAAGGTCCGCGCCCCGTTCAACGTCGTTTCCCTCTCGCAGCACGCCGCCCTGGCTGCCCTGGAGGACACGGACTTCGTCGCCCAGACCCTGAAGGTCAACCGCGAGGGGATGAAGCGGCTCCACGACGGCCTGCGGGGGCTGGGCTTCGAGACGGTGCCCTCGGCGGCCAACTTCGTCCTCTTCCCCGCCGGCACGGCTGAGCGCGCCGCCTTCCTCTCGGACGGCCTGTTGAAAAAAGGCGTCATCGTCCGGCCCATGACCGCTTTCGGCCTCCCCGACCACATCCGCGTCACCGTCGGCCTGGACTGGCAGATCGAGGTCTTCCTCGAGGGTCTGGGGGCGGTCCTGAAAACCGAAAAGAAGTGA
- the purF gene encoding amidophosphoribosyltransferase, protein MNHATQSDRPREECGVFGIFGHPESAVYTYLGLYALQHRGQESAGIASRLTDGTMRFHRAMGTAAEVFDERELRRLKGDAAIGHVRYSTTGASRLLNAQPIYVEFGKGKLAVAHNGNLTNAQSVRKSLEAQGSIFTTTTDSEVMVHLMAMSREHDPEGFIGDALRQCQGSFSLVALTPDRLVAVRDPRGIRPLCLGTREWTDEWGETHLAWLVSSESCSFDVIDARYEREIAPGEMVVVDSGGLKSVWPFDPKPEAFCVFEYVYFARPDSVLRGKSVYGVRKELGRRLAEQIAAAGVTGDVVIAVPDSSNPTALGLAQASGIPFEFGLIRSHYVGRTFIEPKQQIRDFGAKLKYNPVRAVLKGKKVICVDDSIVRGTTSKKIVKMLKAAGALEVHLAISCPPWRYPCYYGIDVSNYMELVANESSSMDRVREFIGCETLTYLTLEHLLEGTGLPVDSFCHACFDGNYVVRPEGAIHGPGQPQLFLGLADAGGHKESEFPEGER, encoded by the coding sequence TTGAACCACGCGACCCAATCGGACCGTCCCCGCGAGGAGTGCGGCGTATTCGGCATTTTCGGCCATCCCGAGAGCGCCGTTTACACCTACCTCGGCCTCTACGCCCTGCAGCACCGGGGCCAGGAGTCGGCGGGCATCGCCTCGCGCCTGACCGACGGCACCATGCGCTTCCACCGGGCCATGGGCACGGCCGCCGAGGTCTTCGACGAGCGGGAGCTCCGTCGCTTGAAGGGCGACGCCGCCATCGGCCACGTCCGCTACTCCACCACCGGCGCCAGCCGCCTCTTGAACGCCCAGCCCATCTACGTCGAGTTCGGCAAGGGCAAGCTCGCCGTGGCCCACAACGGCAACCTCACCAACGCCCAGAGCGTCCGCAAGAGCCTCGAGGCCCAGGGCTCCATCTTCACCACCACCACCGATTCCGAGGTGATGGTCCACCTGATGGCGATGAGCCGGGAGCACGACCCCGAGGGGTTCATCGGCGACGCCCTGCGGCAGTGCCAGGGCTCCTTCTCCCTGGTGGCCCTGACCCCGGACCGGCTGGTGGCCGTGCGCGACCCGCGGGGGATACGCCCCCTGTGCCTGGGCACCCGCGAGTGGACCGACGAATGGGGGGAGACCCACCTGGCCTGGCTCGTTTCCAGCGAGTCCTGCAGCTTCGACGTGATAGACGCGCGCTACGAGCGGGAGATAGCCCCCGGCGAGATGGTCGTGGTGGACTCGGGCGGCCTCAAGAGCGTGTGGCCCTTCGACCCCAAGCCCGAGGCGTTCTGCGTCTTCGAGTACGTCTACTTCGCCCGCCCCGACTCGGTCCTGCGGGGCAAGAGCGTTTACGGCGTGCGCAAGGAGCTGGGGCGGCGCCTGGCGGAACAGATAGCCGCCGCCGGCGTCACCGGCGACGTGGTCATCGCCGTCCCCGATTCGTCCAATCCCACCGCCCTGGGGCTGGCGCAGGCCTCCGGCATACCCTTCGAGTTCGGGCTCATCCGCAGCCACTACGTGGGCCGCACATTCATCGAGCCCAAGCAGCAGATACGCGACTTCGGCGCCAAGCTCAAGTACAACCCCGTCCGCGCCGTGCTCAAGGGCAAGAAGGTCATCTGCGTGGACGACTCCATCGTGCGCGGGACGACCTCGAAGAAAATCGTCAAGATGCTCAAGGCCGCCGGCGCCTTGGAGGTCCACCTCGCCATTAGCTGTCCCCCCTGGCGCTACCCCTGCTACTACGGCATAGACGTCAGCAATTACATGGAGCTCGTCGCCAACGAGAGCTCCTCCATGGACCGGGTGCGGGAGTTCATCGGCTGCGAGACGCTGACCTACCTGACGCTGGAGCATCTTTTGGAGGGGACGGGCCTGCCGGTGGACAGCTTCTGCCACGCGTGCTTCGACGGGAACTACGTGGTGCGACCGGAGGGGGCGATTCACGGGCCGGGCCAGCCGCAGTTGTTTTTGGGGCTGGCCGACGCCGGGGGGCACAAGGAGTCCGAGTTCCCCGAGGGCGAGAGGTAG
- the purM gene encoding phosphoribosylformylglycinamidine cyclo-ligase: protein MSERNPYKKAGVDVNAGGRFVEAIKPLAASTRIRGCVDALGGFGAAFDLKAAGLKDPILVSGTDGVGTKVLVAIRAGVHDTIGIDCVAMNANDVLCAGARPLFFLDYLATGKLDAARDTAILSGVAEGCRRAGCALIGGETAEMPGVYEEGDYDLAGFVVGAVERGREFSPQRVSPGMALVGLGSSGLHSNGFSLVRRLVFEEAGLDVDARVDVLGKTVGEELLTPTRIYAKLLPLFNKHGTAALAHITGGGIAGNLGRVIPPGLKAVVKRGSWPRQPVFAWLQGLGKLTAEEMERVFNCGLGLIACVPEDKAEALVADLAAAGEFAYRVGEVLPAREGEPRAVVVD, encoded by the coding sequence ATGAGCGAGCGCAATCCGTATAAAAAGGCTGGTGTTGACGTAAACGCCGGGGGGCGGTTCGTGGAGGCCATAAAACCCCTGGCCGCCTCGACGCGCATCCGGGGCTGCGTGGACGCGCTGGGCGGCTTCGGCGCCGCCTTCGACCTGAAAGCCGCCGGGCTAAAGGACCCGATCCTGGTCTCCGGCACCGACGGGGTGGGGACCAAGGTACTCGTCGCCATCCGGGCCGGGGTCCACGACACCATCGGCATAGACTGCGTGGCGATGAACGCCAACGACGTGCTGTGCGCGGGGGCGCGGCCGCTCTTTTTCCTGGACTACCTGGCCACCGGGAAGCTCGACGCGGCGCGGGACACGGCGATACTTTCCGGCGTGGCCGAGGGCTGCCGGCGGGCGGGATGTGCGCTCATCGGCGGCGAGACGGCGGAGATGCCCGGTGTATATGAGGAAGGCGACTACGACCTGGCGGGCTTCGTCGTGGGGGCGGTGGAGCGGGGGCGCGAGTTTTCGCCGCAGAGGGTTTCACCAGGCATGGCGCTGGTGGGCCTCGGCTCGTCGGGGCTGCACTCCAACGGGTTTTCGCTGGTACGCAGGCTCGTTTTCGAGGAGGCTGGTCTGGACGTGGACGCCCGCGTGGATGTGTTGGGTAAGACCGTGGGCGAGGAGCTGCTCACGCCCACGCGGATTTACGCAAAACTGCTGCCGCTTTTTAACAAACACGGGACGGCGGCGCTGGCGCACATCACCGGGGGCGGCATCGCCGGGAATCTGGGGCGGGTGATTCCGCCGGGGCTCAAAGCGGTCGTCAAGCGGGGAAGCTGGCCGAGGCAGCCGGTCTTCGCCTGGCTCCAGGGGCTGGGCAAATTGACGGCCGAGGAGATGGAGCGGGTGTTCAACTGCGGGCTGGGGCTCATCGCCTGCGTGCCGGAGGATAAGGCCGAGGCGCTGGTGGCCGACCTCGCCGCCGCCGGGGAGTTCGCCTACCGGGTGGGCGAGGTCCTTCCCGCCAGGGAAGGTGAGCCCCGGGCGGTGGTCGTGGATTAG
- a CDS encoding MGMT family protein, which produces MARTDFTLRALAVIRAVPGGRVATYGQIADLAGNPRAARQVVRLLHSSSAAESLPWHRVVNGRGTVSLPPGRGYEEQRAMLAAEGIIFDDRDRIDLKRFRWNPA; this is translated from the coding sequence GTGGCGAGGACGGATTTCACCCTGCGGGCGCTCGCCGTCATCCGGGCCGTCCCCGGCGGCCGGGTAGCCACCTACGGTCAGATAGCCGATCTGGCCGGCAACCCCCGGGCCGCGCGCCAGGTCGTCCGGCTCCTCCACTCCTCCTCGGCGGCCGAAAGCCTCCCCTGGCACCGCGTGGTGAACGGCCGGGGGACCGTCTCCCTCCCGCCGGGCCGCGGGTATGAGGAGCAGCGGGCCATGCTCGCGGCCGAGGGGATCATCTTCGACGACCGGGACCGGATAGACCTGAAGCGTTTCCGCTGGAACCCGGCCTGA